The proteins below come from a single Mya arenaria isolate MELC-2E11 chromosome 8, ASM2691426v1 genomic window:
- the LOC128242866 gene encoding epimerase family protein SDR39U1-like, producing MSVLIGGGTGFVGRHLSKLLKDKGYKAIAVSRKPGKERVTWADVKKNGLPEDCKAVVSLSGRLVLEPFKRLDDAYLKDLYDSRIEPTKILANAVSEAKQPPQAFVTISGVGFYPPSEKTSYTEDSEGGSDWLAKLSREWEAASTLPDTVSTRRVIVRSGVVLGPDGGMIKQLLPVPLAVYLPMLPIGSGKQWFPWIHVRDIAGIIAYAIENDRVTGVLNGVAPQHVNNDDFTKSFCKAFKKMSYGPLFVPGLAMNLVYGQDRAMMVLQGQKVKPERTLEMGYEYCHPDIDSAMHDISKAFLKGN from the exons GTGGAGGGACTGGGTTTGTTGGTAGACACCTATCAAAGTTGTTGAAAGATAAAGGCTACAAGGCCATTGCAGTGTCCAGAAAGCCAGGAAAGGAGAGAGTCACATGG GCTGATGTTAAGAAAAATGGTCTTCCAGAGGACTGTAAAGCTGTAGTTAGCCTGTCCGGAAGATTGGTGCTGGAACCATTTAAAAG actCGATGATGCATACCTAAAGGACCTGTATGACAGTCGCATAGAACCTACAAAAATACTGGCTAATGCTGTCAGTGAAGCCAAACAACCACCACAGGCATTTGTGACTATTTCTGGAGTTG GTTTCTACCCTCCAAGTGAGAAGACTTCATACACAGAGGATAGTGAGGGAGGCTCTGATTGGCTGGCCAAACTGTCTCGTGAGTGGGAGGCGGCGAGCACATTACCTGATACTGTCAGCACTCGTAGGGTCATTGTCAGATCTG GTGTTGTACTTGGACCGGATGGAGGAATGATCAAGCAGCTGTTGCCAGTTCCCCTGGCCGTGTACCTTCCCATGTTACCGATAGGGAGCGGTAAACAGTGGTTTCCATGGATACATGTTCGAGACATTGCTGGAATTATTGCATACGCAATAGAAAATGATCGTGTGACTGGAGTGTTGAATGGTGTTGCACCCCAGCATGTGAATAACgatgattttacaaaatcattttgtaagGCCTTCAAAAAGATGAGTTATGGCCCCTTATTTGTGCCTGGATTAGCTATGAACTTGGTGTATGGCCAGGATAGGGCAATGATGGTACTACAGGGACAGAAAGTTAAGCCTGAGCGAACACTTGAAATGGGCTACGAATATTGTCATCCTGATATTGACAGCGCTATGCATGATATCAGCAAGGcgtttttaaaaggaaattaa